A stretch of the Gossypium hirsutum isolate 1008001.06 chromosome D07, Gossypium_hirsutum_v2.1, whole genome shotgun sequence genome encodes the following:
- the LOC107932210 gene encoding pollen receptor-like kinase 3: MATTVPVFALFLSLLILPTLPTLCSSQSDAYSLSKFKKSLKNGDSKLKNWVPGSSSCRKKWIGVMCDGETIIGLHLTSLGLSGSVDVESLLKLRSLRTISLVKNMFEGSIPELNKLGALRAIYLSNNQFTGEIPNDYFESMGSLKKVWLNQNKFSGKIPDSLMQLQNLVELHLEGNRFSGKIPSLKYPNVMKSLDLKGNKLDGKIPESFSKFNASVFEGNNELCGKPLEKHSRRTRFTTTIIITIKCHGGYLRRDTGGAIISTNREDELTNHHSSSREPLRQGNNLPESTRQKPLESSRKSCPEGKIKRGSSQKGNKNGMADLVVVNEEKGSFGLQDLMKAAAEVLGSGGLGSAYKAVMGNGVAVVVKRMREMNRLGKDGFETEMQRFGALKHPNVLTPLAYHFRREEKLIVSQYMPSGSLLYALHGDRGVFHAKLNWSNRLKIIKGIAQGLGYIHTQLKIYEVPHGNLKASNVLLTETYEPKLSDYGFYSLIDSDKVTQVLFAYKSPEYLQSQKISPKSDIYCLGIILLEIVTGKFPSQYLNTGNGGIDIVQWAQSSISEDRVEELVDPEILSASSDSINQVVSIIRIGVACVESNPDQRLTMNEVICKILEVN, translated from the exons ATGGCCACCACCGTCCCAGTTTTTGCTTTGTTTCTATCTCTTCTCATTCTCCCAACCCTCCCAACCCTTTGTTCTTCACAATCCGATGCTTATTCCCTTTCGAAGTTCAAGAAATCATTGAAAAATGGTGATTCCAAGTTGAAAAATTGGGTTCCAGGTTCATCATCTTGTAGGAAAAAATGGATTGGTGTTATGTGTGATGGGGAAACCATAATTGGTCTTCATTTAACGAGTTTGGGTCTTTCTGGTTCGGTTGATGTTGAATCTTTGCTTAAACTTCGTAGTTTAAGGACCATTAGTTTGGTGAAGAACATGTTTGAAGGATCGATCCCAGAGTTGAATAAACTCGGTGCTTTAAGAGCTATTTATTTATCGAACAATCAATTCACCGGTGAGATACCAAATGACTATTTTGAATCAATGGGATCGTTGAAAAAAGTATGGTTGAATCAAAACAAATTCAGTGGTAAAATTCCAGATTCGTTGATGCAATTACAGAATCTCGTGGAATTACATTTAGAAGGGAATCGATTTTCCGGGAAAATCCCGTCGTTAAAATACCCAAATGTTATGAAATCACTTGATTTAAAAGGTAATAAACTCGATGGTAAAATCCCAGAAAGTTTTTCGAAATTTAATGCTTCTGTATTTGAAGGTAACAATGAACTTTGTGGGAAACCATTAGAGAAACATT caagaaGAACCAGATTCACCACCACCATCATCATCACAATCAAATGCCACGGTGGTTATCTCCGCCGTGACACTGGTGGCGCCATTATTTCAACGAATCGTGAAGATGAGTTAACGAACCACCATAGTTCTAGTAGGGAACCATTAAGGCAAGGTAACAACTTACCTGAGTCAACTCGGCAAAAGCCATTGGAATCGAGTCGAAAGAGTTGTCCTGAAGGGAAAATCAAACGTGGGTCGTCACAAAAAGGGAATAAAAATGGGATGGCTGATTTGGTAGTGGTGAATGAAGAAAAGGGTAGTTTTGGGTTACAAGATTTGATGAAAGCGGCGGCGGAAGTGTTGGGGAGCGGTGGATTGGGGTCGGCTTATAAGGCGGTGATGGGGAATGGAGTGGCGGTAGTGGTGAAAAGGATGAGGGAGATGAATAGGTTAGGGAAAGATGGATTTGAAACTGAAATGCAAAGATTTGGGGCTCTTAAACATCCTAATGTGTTGACGCCATTAGCGTACCAttttagaagagaagagaagctTATTGTTTCACAGTACATGCCTTCTGGTAGCTTGTTATACGCTTTGCATG GTGATCGAGGGGTGTTTCATGCAAAATTAAACTGGTCCAATCGTTTGAAAATCATAAAGGGAATAGCTCAAGGACTTGGTTACATTCACACACAATTAAAAATCTACGAGGTCCCCCATGGTAACCTTAAAGCCAGTAATGTCCTTTTAACCGAAACCTACGAACCCAAGCTAAGTGATTATGGTTTCTACTCTTTGATTGATTCCGACAAAGTCACCCAAGTGTTATTTGCTTATAAGTCCCCCGAATATCTTCAATCCCAAAAAATTTCCCCCAAATCCGACATCTATTGTCTCGGCATCATCCTCCTCGAAATCGTCACGGGCAAGTTCCCTTCACAATACCTAAACACTGGTAACGGCGGGATCGATATTGTGCAATGGGCGCAATCATCAATATCTGAGGACCGTGTTGAAGAACTGGTCGATCCTGAGATATTGTCCGCTTCTTCGGATTCGATTAATCAAGTGGTGAGTATCATTCGAATTGGAGTTGCTTGTGTTGAAAGTAATCCCGATCAACGGTTAACCATGAACGAAGTTATTTGTAAGATACTAGAAGTTAATTGA